The genomic interval CCCGATCGCTATCTGGAGGTGCGAGCTGTGTCCGAGGACCAGCCGGCCGGATATCCCGTGGTCTTGTTTATGGGCGATGATCTTCATCATAGCGGGCATGTGACCGAGAAGGCCGCCTCATTGGTCAACTTCTGCGGTGAGGCGTATGTCGAAATGTCCCCGTTGCTGGCCGAGCGCCTGGGTCTGAACGCCGGCGATTCCGCTCGCGTCGAGTCCGAGGTGGGTAAAGTGGTCGCACCGGTGCGCATATCGCGCTATATCCGGAATGATGTTGTCTTTATGCCCCGGAACTTCTCTGCGTTTCCGGTCAATTCTCTGCTGATGCGCAAGCGGCGGGTGGACCGGGTCAAAATCAGTAAGGTAGTAGGCTGAGACGATGATAGAATACGCCATCATATCGTCGCTGCAAATCATCGTGGTAGTCCTCGTGATACTTACCGGGTGCGCGTACGCGACTTATTTGGAGCGGAAAGTCGTTGCTTTTATGCAGCACCGGATCGGGCCGCTGTATGCCGGACCGTATGGATTGTTGCAGCCGGTTGCCGATGCCATCAAACTGATCTTCAAGGAGGATATCGTTCCGGAGCGCGCCGAACGGTTCGCGTATACTCTGGCGCCCATGGTGTCGTTCGTTCCGGCCCTGATGGTCTTTGCGGTGGTTCCGTTTACTAATGACTTCACGGTCTTCGGGCAACCGATTCCGGGCGTGATTTCCGATCTGAACATCGGTGTCGTATTCGTGTTTGCCGTGGGCTCGCTGG from Candidatus Zixiibacteriota bacterium carries:
- a CDS encoding NADH-quinone oxidoreductase subunit H produces the protein MIEYAIISSLQIIVVVLVILTGCAYATYLERKVVAFMQHRIGPLYAGPYGLLQPVADAIKLIFKEDIVPERAERFAYTLAPMVSFVPALMVFAVVPFTNDFTVFGQPIPGVISDLNIGVVFVFAVGSLGVYGTILAGWSSGSKYSLLGGLRASAQTISYELAYGLSIIGVIIIANTLSMTQLVE